One window of the Trueperaceae bacterium genome contains the following:
- a CDS encoding hydroxymethylglutaryl-CoA lyase: MPASGPTYVECPRDAWQGLAHAIPTDVKVAHLQDLLDAGFTHLDLGSLVSPRAVPQMADTERVLEGLTAPEGADLICIVGNVKGVERALASGRVTTVGYPLSVNETFQRRNVGRGLEESWRDLAAMQELCASSGLGLVVYVSMAFGNPYRETWGPHVTAEAIQRLRDAGVDRIALADTVGTADERLVDRVLSSVSNASDLGLHLHARPDAWRPLLEVGLRRGVRWVEGALGGVGGCPFAGDDLVGNLPTEEVLPWLAERGVRPVEVEPGRLAELAAEARALATRFG, encoded by the coding sequence ATGCCGGCGAGCGGGCCAACCTACGTCGAGTGCCCGCGCGACGCCTGGCAGGGGCTGGCCCACGCCATCCCCACCGACGTCAAGGTGGCCCACCTGCAGGACCTGCTCGACGCCGGCTTCACGCACCTCGACCTCGGCTCCCTGGTCTCGCCGCGGGCCGTCCCCCAGATGGCCGACACCGAGCGCGTGCTCGAGGGCCTCACGGCCCCGGAGGGAGCCGACCTCATATGCATCGTCGGCAACGTCAAGGGCGTGGAGAGGGCGCTCGCCTCGGGGCGGGTCACGACCGTCGGGTACCCGCTGAGCGTGAACGAGACGTTCCAGCGGCGCAACGTGGGGCGCGGGCTCGAGGAGTCGTGGCGCGACCTCGCCGCGATGCAGGAGCTCTGCGCCAGCTCCGGCCTGGGGCTCGTCGTCTACGTGTCGATGGCGTTCGGCAACCCGTACCGCGAGACGTGGGGGCCCCACGTGACGGCCGAGGCGATCCAGCGGCTGCGCGACGCCGGCGTGGACCGCATCGCCCTGGCCGACACCGTCGGCACCGCCGACGAGCGGCTCGTCGACCGCGTGCTCTCCTCGGTCTCGAACGCCAGCGACCTCGGCCTGCACCTCCACGCACGGCCCGACGCCTGGCGGCCGCTCCTCGAGGTCGGCCTGCGCCGCGGCGTGCGGTGGGTCGAGGGGGCGCTGGGCGGGGTGGGCGGCTGTCCCTTCGCCGGCGACGACCTCGTCGGTAACCTGCCCACCGAGGAGGTGCTGCCGTGGCTGGCCGAGCGCGGCGTGAGACCCGTCGAGGTGGAGCCAGGCAGGCTGGCGGAGCTCGCCGCCGAGGCGCGGGCGCTGGCGACGCGGTTCGGCTGA
- the carA gene encoding glutamine-hydrolyzing carbamoyl-phosphate synthase small subunit, protein MALLSKPRAVLALEDGTVYKGYAFGARGKSVGEIVFNTSMTGYQEILTDPSYHGQIVTMTYPHIGNYGVSVYDMESNRPYARGFIVREFSRVASNHRANQDLQSFMEQHGIVGIEGIDTRALTRRLRVGGVVKGVIYHGDADDELEAELVREAREHIDIDGRDMTPEVTTPLPYARPTFKDNPRVVVLDFGIKHSIVYQLERAGAEVIVVPAQTTPAQIMALDPYGLVISNGPGDPDGPKYAHDTVWQLLGLLPTYGICLGHQLLGLAVGGRTFKLKHGHHGANTPVKNLLTGGVEITSQNHNYAVDIDSIPGGQFVATHVNLNDGTLEGMAHARYPVFSVQYHPEASPGPHDASYLFRRFMAEVDAFEGASSLPVNALAAV, encoded by the coding sequence ATGGCGCTCCTCTCCAAGCCACGCGCGGTCCTCGCCCTCGAGGACGGCACCGTCTACAAGGGCTACGCCTTCGGGGCCCGCGGCAAGTCGGTCGGCGAGATCGTGTTCAACACCTCGATGACCGGCTACCAGGAGATCCTCACCGACCCCAGCTACCACGGGCAGATCGTCACGATGACCTACCCGCACATCGGCAACTACGGCGTCAGCGTCTACGACATGGAGTCGAACAGGCCGTACGCGCGCGGGTTCATCGTGCGGGAGTTCAGCCGCGTCGCCTCGAACCACAGGGCCAACCAGGACCTGCAGTCGTTCATGGAGCAGCACGGCATCGTCGGGATCGAGGGCATAGACACCAGGGCGCTGACGCGGCGCCTGCGCGTGGGCGGCGTCGTCAAGGGCGTGATCTACCACGGCGACGCCGACGACGAGCTCGAGGCCGAGCTCGTGCGGGAGGCGCGGGAGCACATCGACATCGACGGGCGCGACATGACGCCGGAGGTGACGACGCCGCTGCCCTACGCCCGTCCGACGTTCAAGGACAACCCGCGCGTCGTGGTCCTCGACTTCGGCATCAAGCACTCGATCGTCTACCAGCTCGAGCGCGCCGGCGCCGAGGTCATCGTCGTGCCGGCCCAGACGACGCCGGCGCAGATCATGGCGCTCGACCCCTACGGCCTCGTGATCTCGAACGGCCCCGGCGACCCCGACGGGCCGAAGTACGCCCACGACACCGTCTGGCAGCTCCTCGGCCTGCTGCCCACCTACGGCATCTGCCTCGGCCACCAGCTCCTCGGCCTGGCCGTGGGCGGCCGCACGTTCAAGCTCAAGCACGGCCACCACGGCGCGAACACGCCCGTGAAGAACCTGCTCACCGGCGGCGTCGAGATCACCAGCCAGAACCACAACTACGCCGTCGACATCGACTCGATACCCGGCGGCCAGTTCGTGGCCACGCACGTGAACCTCAACGACGGCACCCTCGAGGGCATGGCGCACGCCCGCTACCCGGTGTTCAGCGTCCAGTACCACCCCGAGGCGAGCCCGGGGCCGCACGACGCCAGCTACCTGTTCCGTCGCTTCATGGCCGAGGTCGACGCGTTCGAGGGCGCCTCTTCGCTGCCCGTGAACGCGCTGGCGGCCGTCTAG
- a CDS encoding S1C family serine protease yields the protein MSGPRPFTWLLFFTLALAAVLATELRREEPRLMHVQGPPPVEQPEGQLEEAYLLARDATVRIEARCTGSRAGQTLGVGTGFFVTADGMVFTAFHVVEQSSTQPCPTRLVAVTAAGAEYTLDLVGFDVYMDVAALRADVDHAVPYLTPAARRPEVGDQVVAIGNSRGDFLAARAGRVTRLGVQAGRADFASGTIELTNSLAPGDSGGPVVNEKGEVVGVVSYISFNPSAMTSQDWVPPYLRGARLPSAYASYAVPLVAGDELFTTVLAGGRRDVPVIGFTVENDYDPARSAHYLGARPGVIVRQVMPGSPAERAGLRSRSEETLVSESGVRIVPQADVVVAIDGRPTPTYQDLVAEIRQKEIGQTVVVTVQRGNATFRVELTLGARTDVFVGNGAD from the coding sequence GTGTCGGGACCCCGGCCCTTCACGTGGCTGCTGTTCTTCACGCTGGCGCTAGCGGCGGTGCTGGCCACCGAGCTGCGGCGGGAGGAGCCGCGGCTGATGCACGTGCAGGGGCCGCCTCCCGTCGAGCAGCCCGAGGGGCAGCTCGAGGAGGCCTACCTGCTCGCCAGGGACGCGACAGTGCGCATCGAGGCGCGGTGCACGGGCTCGCGGGCCGGCCAGACGCTCGGCGTCGGCACCGGCTTCTTCGTCACCGCGGACGGCATGGTCTTCACGGCCTTCCACGTCGTCGAGCAGAGCAGCACGCAGCCCTGTCCCACGCGCCTGGTGGCCGTCACGGCGGCCGGCGCCGAGTACACGCTCGACCTCGTCGGCTTCGACGTCTACATGGACGTGGCGGCGCTGCGCGCCGACGTCGACCACGCCGTGCCGTACCTGACGCCCGCCGCCAGGCGCCCTGAGGTCGGCGACCAGGTGGTGGCCATCGGCAACAGCCGCGGCGACTTCCTGGCGGCGCGCGCCGGACGTGTCACGCGTCTCGGCGTCCAGGCGGGCCGGGCCGACTTCGCCAGCGGCACGATCGAGCTGACGAACTCCCTGGCGCCGGGCGACTCCGGCGGTCCGGTGGTCAACGAGAAGGGCGAGGTCGTCGGGGTCGTCAGCTACATCAGCTTCAACCCGTCGGCGATGACCTCGCAGGACTGGGTGCCGCCCTACCTGCGCGGCGCGCGCCTCCCCAGCGCCTACGCCAGCTACGCCGTCCCGCTCGTCGCCGGCGACGAGCTGTTCACCACCGTCCTGGCGGGCGGCCGGCGCGACGTGCCGGTGATCGGCTTCACCGTCGAGAACGACTACGACCCGGCCAGGTCGGCGCACTACCTGGGCGCGCGTCCCGGCGTCATCGTCCGCCAGGTGATGCCCGGCAGCCCCGCCGAGCGCGCCGGGCTGCGCAGCCGCTCGGAGGAGACCCTGGTGAGCGAGAGCGGCGTGCGCATCGTGCCGCAGGCCGACGTCGTGGTGGCGATCGACGGCAGACCGACGCCCACCTACCAGGACCTCGTCGCCGAGATCAGGCAGAAGGAGATCGGCCAGACGGTGGTCGTGACCGTGCAGCGCGGGAACGCCACGTTCCGCGTCGAGCTGACGCTGGGCGCGCGCACCGACGTCTTCGTGGGCAACGGGGCCGACTAG
- the dtd gene encoding D-aminoacyl-tRNA deacylase, giving the protein MQRVSRAEVRVGGEVVGRVGRGFLVLLGVGPEDDEAVAERLADKVRKLRVFPDEAGRMNRSLEQAGGGCLVVSQFTLYGDLRSGNRPGFSRAAPPEPAERLYLRFARALEAAGLPVATGRFGAEMEVELVNDGPVTLWLDSEELFG; this is encoded by the coding sequence GTGCAGCGCGTGTCGCGCGCCGAGGTGCGCGTCGGCGGTGAGGTCGTTGGCCGCGTCGGGCGCGGCTTCCTGGTGCTCCTGGGCGTGGGGCCGGAGGACGACGAGGCCGTCGCGGAGAGGCTCGCCGACAAGGTGCGCAAGCTGCGGGTCTTCCCCGACGAGGCGGGCCGGATGAACCGCTCGCTGGAGCAGGCGGGCGGCGGCTGCCTCGTCGTGAGCCAGTTCACGCTCTACGGCGACCTGCGCTCAGGCAACCGCCCCGGCTTCTCGCGCGCCGCGCCGCCGGAGCCGGCCGAGCGGCTCTACCTGCGCTTCGCCCGGGCGCTGGAGGCGGCCGGCCTGCCCGTGGCCACGGGCCGCTTCGGGGCCGAGATGGAGGTCGAGCTCGTCAACGACGGGCCGGTGACGCTGTGGCTCGACTCCGAGGAGCTGTTCGGCTGA
- a CDS encoding uracil-DNA glycosylase gives MTLSELERLAAEKPPALRELSDNLVFGEGPDDAAFMLVGEAPGEEEDLQGRPFVGRAGQLLDKILASVGLEREQVYITNVVKFRPPGNRNPTPAEVAASERVLLEQIRIVRPQVIGTLGNVPTQYFLKTNEGITRLRGRWFDWHGIKVMPLFHPAYLLRNPTRERGGPKWLMWQDMQEVKRALDALPPRQGSVVIDTAEQVSLF, from the coding sequence GTGACGCTCTCCGAGCTCGAGCGCCTCGCGGCCGAGAAGCCGCCGGCGCTGCGCGAACTCTCCGACAACCTCGTCTTCGGCGAGGGACCAGATGACGCCGCGTTCATGCTCGTCGGCGAGGCGCCCGGCGAGGAGGAAGACCTGCAGGGCCGCCCGTTCGTCGGCCGCGCCGGCCAGCTCCTCGACAAGATCCTCGCCTCCGTCGGCCTCGAGCGCGAGCAGGTCTACATCACGAACGTCGTCAAGTTCCGGCCGCCCGGCAACCGCAACCCCACGCCGGCCGAGGTCGCCGCCAGCGAGCGCGTGCTGCTCGAGCAGATCAGGATCGTCCGGCCGCAGGTGATAGGGACCCTGGGGAACGTCCCGACGCAGTACTTCCTCAAGACGAACGAGGGCATCACGCGGCTGCGCGGCCGCTGGTTCGACTGGCACGGCATCAAGGTCATGCCGCTCTTCCACCCCGCCTACCTGCTGCGCAACCCCACGCGCGAGCGCGGCGGCCCGAAGTGGCTGATGTGGCAGGACATGCAGGAGGTCAAGCGGGCGCTCGACGCCCTGCCGCCGCGGCAGGGCAGCGTCGTCATCGACACGGCCGAGCAGGTGTCGCTGTTCTGA
- a CDS encoding DNA repair protein RecN — MLRRIELRDFAIIRELELELSPGLNVLTGETGAGKSIVVDALALLAGGRADVSFVRAGADSALVQGEFDGAEVSSAARRIALSGRHSARLDGELVTVGELAERVGPLVAVFAQHGALELQGAAAQRAQLDRLLPEDARQALQEHRRAFQRRAEVAQRLAEVRAAKRERARRLDVLAYQVQEIDEAKPRPGEEEELEAELRTLRHAERVVQGAGAALAALAGEETGAVQLAADAARELSAAAKYAPALEPLARDLDDALTGLGAVAAEVESFLAGFEADPARLDAVQARLSKLDDLKRKYGDDLAAVLAYREAAAREQEELLALDEDEAELVREEQELAEELARLADALTAARRSAAQRLEAQVAPLLRRLGMPNASFAVAVEPLAEPNAGGADEVSFLFSANLGEPPGPVSQIASGGELSRLMLALHLVTGAAQPTLAFDEVDAGVGGRAAREVGALLGELGRGRQVLVVTHLAQVAAFGDAHFVVTKAEEAGRTLTTVRRVTGRERAEELARMLSGTVTEASLSHAEELLAAAADARAHGPSLA; from the coding sequence GTGCTCCGCAGGATCGAGCTGCGTGACTTCGCCATCATCCGCGAGCTGGAGCTCGAGCTCTCCCCCGGCCTCAACGTCCTCACGGGCGAGACGGGGGCGGGCAAGTCGATCGTCGTCGACGCGCTCGCGCTCCTCGCCGGCGGCCGGGCCGACGTCTCCTTCGTGCGCGCCGGCGCCGACAGCGCCCTCGTCCAGGGCGAGTTCGACGGCGCCGAGGTCTCCTCCGCGGCCCGGCGCATCGCGCTCTCCGGCCGGCACTCCGCCCGGCTGGACGGCGAGCTCGTGACCGTCGGCGAGCTGGCCGAGCGGGTCGGCCCCCTCGTGGCCGTGTTCGCCCAGCACGGCGCGCTAGAGCTGCAGGGCGCCGCGGCGCAGCGCGCGCAGCTCGACAGGCTGCTGCCCGAGGACGCCAGGCAGGCGCTGCAGGAGCACAGGCGGGCGTTCCAACGGCGCGCCGAGGTCGCGCAGCGCCTCGCCGAGGTGCGGGCGGCCAAGCGCGAGCGCGCCCGGCGGCTCGACGTCCTCGCCTACCAGGTGCAGGAGATCGACGAGGCCAAGCCGCGGCCGGGCGAGGAGGAGGAGCTCGAGGCCGAGCTGCGGACCCTCCGCCACGCCGAGCGCGTGGTGCAGGGCGCCGGCGCGGCACTCGCCGCCCTCGCCGGCGAGGAGACCGGAGCCGTCCAGCTCGCGGCCGACGCCGCGAGGGAGCTGAGCGCCGCGGCGAAGTACGCCCCGGCGCTGGAGCCGCTGGCGCGGGACCTCGACGACGCGCTCACCGGCCTGGGCGCGGTCGCCGCCGAGGTCGAGTCGTTCCTCGCCGGGTTCGAGGCCGACCCGGCCCGCCTCGACGCGGTGCAGGCGCGGCTCTCGAAGCTCGACGACCTGAAGCGCAAGTACGGCGACGACCTCGCCGCCGTGCTCGCCTACCGCGAGGCGGCGGCCCGCGAGCAGGAGGAGCTGCTGGCCCTCGACGAGGACGAGGCCGAGCTGGTCCGCGAGGAGCAGGAGCTCGCCGAGGAGCTCGCCCGCCTCGCCGACGCCCTCACTGCGGCCAGGCGCTCGGCCGCCCAGCGGCTCGAGGCGCAGGTGGCCCCGCTGCTGCGGCGCCTCGGCATGCCGAACGCCTCGTTCGCCGTCGCCGTCGAGCCGCTCGCCGAGCCGAACGCCGGCGGCGCCGACGAGGTGTCGTTCCTCTTCAGCGCGAACCTCGGCGAGCCGCCCGGTCCCGTGTCGCAGATCGCGTCGGGCGGCGAGCTGTCGCGGCTGATGCTCGCGCTCCACCTGGTCACCGGCGCCGCGCAGCCCACGTTGGCCTTCGACGAGGTGGACGCCGGCGTCGGCGGTCGCGCCGCGCGCGAGGTCGGCGCGCTTCTCGGCGAGCTGGGCCGCGGACGGCAGGTGCTCGTCGTCACCCACCTGGCCCAGGTCGCCGCGTTCGGCGACGCCCACTTCGTCGTCACCAAGGCGGAGGAGGCCGGGCGGACGCTGACCACGGTGCGGCGCGTGACCGGCCGCGAGCGGGCGGAGGAGCTGGCGCGGATGCTGTCGGGAACGGTGACGGAGGCGTCGCTGTCGCACGCCGAGGAGCTGCTGGCCGCGGCGGCGGACGCGCGGGCACACGGACCCTCCCTCGCCTGA
- a CDS encoding cation-transporting P-type ATPase: MDTPAASGRPSPLEAPWAATADAVADALGVDPRAGLDEAEAASRLRRHGPNELEVAPLRTSWQVLLGQFRGVLTWMLVAAAVLSAAFAQWSEALAVLVVLAINATAGFLTEVRAVRSVEALRRLGTAQATVRRGGGPAVVPAPSLVPGDVLVVEAGDVVPADARLVSAWRLAVDESALTGESVPVDKAPEPVAPAALLADRRPMLYRGTSVIRGRGEAVVVATGMRTELGRVAGLVRAAEPERTPLERRLDALGGRLLWVALGAAAAVAGYGLATGRGWFEMVQTAIALAVATVPEGLPVIATLTLARGAKRMADRNALVNRLSAVETLGATNVILTDKTGTLTHNRMAVAGWWLPDGRHEAGPGRRDPRRVAAGAEPIDRALRAAVLCGTASLSEGGADDVGDPMEVALLRAARDQGVERGALHELLPELSQLPFDADYRVMATFHQAEEGGLLLVKGAPGAVVPACVSVATPGGDAAPLDEAGREAWLERNRAMAAEGLRVLALADRRGAWRPGEPLEGLTLVGLVGLADPPREAAVAAVRECRRAGIRVVMVTGDQPVTARAIARSVGLAHPDAVVTGADLARSAADGEGPARAVATDVLARVSPEQKLRLVELHQAAGSVVAMIGDGVNDAPALRRADIGVAMGRRGTDVAREAAAMVLKDDDFATVVAAVEEGRAIFRNIRAAVAYLLSCNLSEILVIGLAAALGFPLPLLPLQILFLNLVTDVFPALALGTTPADPGVLDRPPRDPREPLVASRHWRLVAVYALLLTAPVLAAYALALGPLGLTTGQAVTVAFLGLALAQVFHVLNMRDVRRRRRTGAPAAPDPLTRNPWVWAAIAACSLMVASVTSLPPLRAALSVEALPAAGWALTLAVALLPTVAGQVGKSVGVGRVD, translated from the coding sequence ATGGACACGCCAGCGGCGTCCGGAAGACCGAGCCCCCTGGAGGCGCCCTGGGCGGCGACCGCGGACGCCGTCGCCGACGCCCTCGGCGTGGACCCTCGCGCCGGCCTGGACGAGGCGGAGGCCGCCTCGCGCCTGCGTCGCCACGGGCCGAACGAGCTCGAGGTCGCGCCGCTGCGCACGAGCTGGCAGGTGCTACTGGGCCAGTTCCGCGGCGTGCTCACATGGATGCTCGTGGCGGCGGCGGTCCTGTCCGCCGCCTTCGCCCAGTGGTCGGAGGCCCTGGCCGTGCTGGTCGTCCTGGCCATCAACGCGACCGCCGGCTTCCTCACCGAGGTCAGGGCCGTCCGGTCCGTCGAGGCGCTGCGCAGGCTCGGCACGGCGCAGGCGACGGTGCGGCGCGGCGGTGGTCCCGCCGTGGTCCCGGCGCCGAGCCTCGTGCCGGGCGACGTGCTCGTCGTCGAGGCCGGCGACGTCGTGCCGGCCGACGCCAGGCTCGTGAGCGCGTGGCGTCTCGCCGTCGACGAGTCGGCGCTCACCGGGGAGTCCGTGCCGGTGGACAAGGCGCCGGAGCCCGTGGCGCCGGCGGCGCTCCTGGCGGACCGCCGGCCCATGCTCTACCGCGGCACGTCCGTGATCAGGGGGCGCGGGGAGGCCGTCGTCGTGGCGACGGGCATGCGGACCGAGCTGGGCCGGGTCGCCGGCCTCGTGCGGGCAGCCGAGCCGGAGCGGACGCCCCTCGAGCGGCGCCTCGACGCCCTCGGCGGCAGGCTGCTGTGGGTCGCGCTCGGCGCCGCCGCCGCCGTGGCCGGCTACGGCCTCGCCACCGGCCGCGGCTGGTTCGAGATGGTCCAGACGGCCATAGCGCTGGCAGTAGCGACGGTGCCGGAGGGCCTGCCCGTTATCGCCACTCTTACCCTCGCCAGGGGCGCCAAGCGCATGGCCGACCGCAACGCGCTCGTCAACCGCCTCTCCGCCGTCGAGACCCTGGGCGCCACGAACGTGATCCTCACCGACAAGACGGGCACCCTGACGCACAACCGGATGGCCGTGGCCGGCTGGTGGCTGCCCGACGGGCGCCACGAGGCCGGTCCGGGCCGCCGCGACCCGCGCCGGGTGGCCGCGGGCGCGGAGCCGATCGACAGGGCCCTGCGCGCGGCCGTGCTGTGCGGCACCGCCTCGCTGAGCGAGGGTGGCGCCGACGACGTGGGCGACCCGATGGAGGTCGCGCTGCTGCGCGCCGCCAGGGACCAGGGCGTGGAGCGCGGGGCGCTCCACGAGCTGCTGCCCGAGCTCTCGCAGCTGCCGTTCGACGCCGACTACCGCGTGATGGCGACGTTCCACCAGGCGGAGGAGGGCGGGCTGCTGTTGGTCAAGGGCGCGCCGGGCGCCGTCGTGCCCGCCTGCGTCAGCGTCGCAACGCCGGGCGGCGACGCCGCGCCCCTCGACGAGGCCGGGCGCGAGGCCTGGCTGGAGCGCAACCGCGCCATGGCCGCCGAGGGGCTGCGCGTGCTGGCGCTGGCCGACAGGCGCGGGGCCTGGCGACCCGGCGAGCCCCTCGAGGGCCTGACCCTCGTCGGGCTGGTCGGTCTCGCGGACCCGCCGCGCGAGGCGGCCGTGGCGGCGGTGCGGGAGTGCCGGAGGGCCGGGATCCGCGTGGTGATGGTCACGGGCGACCAGCCGGTCACGGCCCGGGCGATCGCGCGGTCGGTGGGCCTCGCGCACCCGGACGCCGTCGTCACCGGCGCCGACCTGGCGCGGTCCGCCGCGGACGGGGAGGGCCCGGCGCGCGCCGTGGCGACGGACGTTCTGGCCCGCGTCAGCCCCGAGCAGAAGCTGCGCCTCGTCGAGCTCCACCAGGCCGCCGGCAGCGTGGTCGCGATGATCGGCGACGGCGTGAACGACGCCCCGGCGCTGCGGCGCGCCGACATCGGCGTGGCCATGGGACGGCGCGGCACCGACGTCGCCCGCGAGGCGGCGGCGATGGTCCTCAAGGACGACGACTTCGCGACGGTCGTCGCGGCGGTGGAGGAGGGTCGCGCGATCTTCCGCAACATCCGCGCCGCCGTCGCCTACCTGCTGTCGTGCAACCTCAGCGAGATCCTCGTGATCGGCCTCGCCGCTGCCCTCGGCTTCCCGCTGCCCCTCCTGCCGCTGCAGATCCTGTTCCTGAACCTCGTCACCGACGTCTTCCCGGCGCTGGCGCTCGGCACCACGCCGGCCGACCCAGGAGTCCTCGACAGGCCGCCACGCGACCCGCGGGAGCCGCTCGTCGCGTCGCGCCACTGGCGCCTGGTCGCCGTCTACGCCCTGCTCCTCACGGCGCCGGTGCTGGCGGCGTACGCCCTGGCCCTCGGTCCGCTGGGCCTCACGACCGGCCAGGCGGTCACCGTGGCCTTCCTCGGCCTGGCGCTGGCGCAGGTCTTCCACGTGCTGAACATGAGGGACGTGCGCCGGCGCCGGCGGACCGGCGCGCCCGCCGCCCCCGACCCGCTCACGCGCAACCCCTGGGTCTGGGCGGCGATCGCGGCCTGCAGCCTGATGGTCGCGTCCGTGACCTCGCTGCCGCCCCTGAGGGCGGCGCTGTCGGTGGAGGCGCTGCCCGCCGCGGGCTGGGCGCTCACGCTCGCGGTCGCGCTCCTGCCGACCGTCGCGGGTCAGGTCGGCAAGTCCGTCGGGGTGGGACGCGTCGACTGA
- a CDS encoding DHH family phosphoesterase: MPPLPDNAPDPAYREKLREAARVARSWSGPVVVLTHVDPDGDAVGSSLALGRALRTLGKDVTVATTPPRYLRFLADEGELVDEVPRLPQGALLFVLDVADRSRVAGGPAEGAAFTVNIDHHGTNDRFGDIAVVQPSKAATALLVKELIDELGVAWTPAIATPCLTGIITDTGNFRFANTNREVLEAAGELLDHGVEYVWLTDRLQWRHPDYFKTLGRVMETVEFDLGGRLVTARYTADMKPVSGAEEDDSDDFVGIIRYAEGVLVAALLKERGPDVKISVRTRDGVSAQAICVELGGGGHVAAAGATLPGVDLDEAERRLVAAARRELERQGQLPVTA; this comes from the coding sequence ATGCCGCCGCTCCCCGACAACGCCCCCGACCCCGCGTACCGCGAGAAGCTCCGCGAGGCGGCGCGCGTCGCGCGCTCCTGGAGCGGCCCCGTCGTCGTCCTCACCCACGTGGACCCGGACGGCGACGCCGTCGGCAGCAGCCTGGCGCTCGGGCGCGCCCTGAGGACGCTGGGCAAGGACGTCACCGTCGCCACGACCCCTCCCAGGTACCTGCGCTTCCTCGCCGACGAGGGAGAGCTCGTCGACGAGGTGCCGAGGCTGCCGCAGGGCGCGCTGCTGTTCGTCCTCGACGTGGCCGACAGGTCGCGCGTGGCCGGCGGACCCGCCGAGGGCGCGGCGTTCACGGTGAACATCGATCACCACGGCACCAACGACCGCTTCGGCGACATCGCCGTGGTGCAGCCGAGCAAGGCCGCCACGGCGCTGCTGGTGAAGGAGCTGATCGACGAGCTCGGCGTGGCTTGGACCCCCGCGATCGCCACGCCCTGCCTCACCGGCATCATCACGGACACCGGGAACTTCCGCTTCGCCAACACGAACCGCGAGGTGCTCGAGGCGGCGGGCGAGCTGCTCGACCACGGCGTCGAGTACGTCTGGCTCACCGACAGGCTCCAGTGGCGCCACCCCGACTACTTCAAGACCCTGGGGCGCGTCATGGAGACCGTCGAGTTCGACCTCGGCGGCAGGCTCGTCACCGCCCGCTACACGGCGGACATGAAGCCCGTCTCCGGCGCGGAGGAGGACGACTCCGACGACTTCGTCGGCATCATCCGCTACGCCGAAGGCGTCCTCGTCGCCGCCCTGCTGAAGGAGCGCGGGCCCGACGTGAAGATCAGCGTGCGCACTCGTGACGGCGTCTCGGCGCAGGCGATCTGCGTGGAGCTGGGCGGCGGCGGGCACGTGGCGGCCGCCGGCGCCACGCTGCCGGGCGTCGACCTCGACGAGGCCGAACGCCGGCTCGTGGCGGCCGCGCGGCGGGAGCTGGAGCGCCAGGGCCAGCTGCCCGTGACGGCCTAA